The following proteins are co-located in the Planococcus plakortidis genome:
- a CDS encoding ribose-phosphate diphosphokinase, protein MAYQLRDNFKLFSLNSNQELAQEIADHLGCELGKNSITHFSDGEIQIHIEESVRGAEVYVVQSTSQPGHEHVMELLIMIDALKRASADSITVVIPYYGYARQDRKASSREPITAKLVANMLVKAGADHIITMDFHAPQVQGFFNIPVDQLLGITELSQHFIDKNLEDAIVMAPDNGGLSRARRLADRLDVPIGFIDKRKMPDDTETMNIVGDIKGKNAVIIVDIVDTAKTVSDAANLLVENGAKAVYACCTHPVLSGDSIQRIQDSALTELVVTNTIHVPQEKRIPKITILSIAPLLAEAIEHVHNEKPVSPLFEG, encoded by the coding sequence GTGGCTTATCAATTAAGAGACAACTTCAAGCTATTTTCATTGAATTCAAACCAGGAACTGGCGCAGGAGATCGCGGATCATCTCGGCTGTGAGCTGGGCAAGAACTCCATCACCCATTTTAGCGATGGGGAAATCCAGATCCATATCGAAGAAAGCGTGCGCGGGGCGGAAGTCTACGTCGTCCAATCGACCTCGCAGCCAGGCCACGAGCACGTCATGGAATTATTGATCATGATCGACGCCTTGAAGCGTGCATCGGCGGACTCCATTACGGTGGTCATCCCATATTACGGATACGCGCGCCAAGACCGAAAAGCGAGTTCACGTGAGCCGATCACGGCGAAACTCGTGGCGAACATGCTCGTGAAAGCAGGGGCCGACCATATCATCACGATGGATTTCCACGCGCCGCAAGTGCAGGGCTTCTTCAATATCCCGGTCGACCAATTACTTGGCATCACCGAACTGTCCCAGCATTTCATCGATAAAAACCTCGAAGACGCCATCGTCATGGCGCCGGATAACGGCGGCTTGAGCCGGGCGCGCAGGCTGGCGGACCGCCTGGACGTCCCAATCGGCTTTATCGACAAGCGCAAGATGCCGGATGATACCGAAACGATGAACATCGTCGGCGACATCAAAGGCAAGAACGCCGTCATCATCGTCGACATCGTCGATACGGCAAAAACCGTTTCCGACGCAGCGAACCTGCTCGTGGAAAACGGCGCAAAAGCGGTCTACGCCTGCTGTACTCACCCCGTATTGTCCGGCGACTCCATTCAGCGCATCCAGGACTCCGCGTTGACGGAACTTGTGGTCACCAACACGATCCACGTGCCGCAAGAAAAACGCATCCCGAAAATCACCATCCTCTCGATCGCGCCATTGCTCGCAGAAGCGATCGAGCACGTACACAACGAAAAACCGGTCAGCCCTTTGTTTGAAGGTTGA
- a CDS encoding DUF4306 domain-containing protein: protein MKFKNIVYLLGAFLVFIFSTLASWYEGGQLRDISWEWKYSAVFSTWLNGPVNEADDILVIDHFVYAAKFEPLFPLLMAASLLFIIFQLSAWLLRKRKTAQVIFLSLMAVSLLLMSALLLGSQAAGLTLFAAFFGLSGLLTLLAILYRNNRKWLRRTGERAN from the coding sequence ATGAAGTTCAAAAACATCGTTTACTTGCTTGGCGCATTTCTCGTATTTATCTTTTCGACGCTCGCCAGTTGGTACGAAGGCGGGCAGCTGCGCGATATTTCCTGGGAGTGGAAATACTCGGCGGTGTTCTCCACCTGGTTGAACGGGCCAGTAAACGAGGCGGATGACATTTTGGTGATCGACCATTTCGTCTACGCGGCGAAATTCGAACCGCTGTTTCCCTTGTTGATGGCAGCATCACTCTTGTTCATCATCTTTCAGCTATCGGCTTGGCTATTAAGAAAACGCAAGACGGCACAGGTTATCTTTTTGTCGCTGATGGCGGTAAGCTTGCTGTTGATGAGCGCGCTATTGCTCGGTTCGCAGGCGGCGGGGTTGACTTTGTTCGCGGCATTCTTCGGGCTATCCGGCCTCCTGACGCTCTTGGCGATCCTGTACCGCAACAATCGGAAATGGCTGCGCAGGACAGGGGAACGGGCCAACTGA
- a CDS encoding DUF3885 domain-containing protein → MAADLKKFLNENFKGLILNPALIYAWDTGIRFQISNPALPYDSPIFIEEAHRRALALFNEIIAPEDAILVVTKVLTQKNNPFLQKKPLNLYRKYIKHKPDLYKLRLEKLTDTEKGFGEDDSLVYRFVYAGKKGDIRYPELLKALCYQDFKHPSTILKNQQESGYDVYFINLTKKIIYHLYDDRGCDILAKDKEDIRFLYEEYNDWILEYDREKIDAVFQKNSKEE, encoded by the coding sequence ATGGCTGCAGACTTAAAGAAATTCTTGAACGAAAACTTTAAAGGGCTTATTTTAAACCCAGCCTTAATTTATGCATGGGATACTGGTATTCGATTTCAAATTTCAAACCCAGCCCTCCCGTACGATTCTCCAATTTTTATCGAAGAGGCTCATCGGCGCGCCTTGGCTTTATTTAATGAAATTATAGCTCCTGAAGATGCCATCTTGGTTGTAACTAAGGTTTTGACGCAAAAGAATAATCCTTTCCTCCAAAAAAAGCCTTTGAATCTTTATCGGAAATATATAAAACATAAACCGGATTTGTATAAATTGAGGTTGGAAAAATTAACCGATACTGAGAAAGGGTTCGGAGAGGATGATTCGCTGGTCTATCGCTTTGTTTACGCCGGAAAAAAAGGGGATATCCGTTACCCAGAACTATTAAAGGCCCTTTGCTATCAGGATTTCAAGCATCCCTCAACTATCTTGAAGAACCAGCAGGAAAGCGGATATGATGTTTATTTTATTAATCTGACCAAAAAAATCATCTATCATTTATATGATGACCGAGGGTGCGATATCCTTGCTAAGGACAAAGAAGATATACGCTTCTTGTATGAAGAATATAATGATTGGATACTGGAATACGACCGCGAAAAGATTGATGCTGTGTTCCAAAAGAATTCTAAGGAAGAATAA